In Lachnospiraceae bacterium, one DNA window encodes the following:
- a CDS encoding extracellular solute-binding protein, which produces MKKRTMVMALTAVAVAGALTACGGGTKDNSGAAADTKAAESKEAGKTEETSAEASEEKKVFPAGTVTVYAMGNPQYRQQWFETWLDNHRDIAPDVKIEFVQTKGTADIREKITMTALSGATDDLPDAAMLDPVTIQDLSKAGLLKDETEYLTPLLDKMVDGATADATIGGHIYALPDSVRPQVLFYNKAIFDEYGIDPEMMKTMDGYIEAGRQLKEKSNGEVYLSYIDPTSKTWRYWGRRGLMPSAGARIWDENGEVVIGSDEGTKKALGALDTMNTEGLLLKTTIMEPALYDAINKKQVATFCIGAFWDEFMRKNCEATKGDWRVMSAPEFEGVNKAGAPVSQYMAIIEKGDNPYSELFRMMWYDFTFDGEAKEEWVKSMEAQNAPYSNPVSKELLQSDFWKEPSEFYGGMSFREMEGKCLENGAENLVVTPQDAEADEIISAELENYVAGNQTMDEAIANMDKNLKAKIGKAEIVQ; this is translated from the coding sequence ATGAAGAAAAGAACAATGGTAATGGCATTGACTGCAGTTGCAGTAGCAGGAGCGCTGACAGCCTGTGGCGGCGGCACAAAGGATAATAGCGGTGCTGCAGCTGACACAAAGGCAGCTGAGTCCAAGGAAGCAGGTAAGACAGAGGAAACCAGCGCGGAAGCTTCTGAGGAAAAGAAAGTATTCCCGGCTGGTACTGTAACTGTATATGCAATGGGAAATCCGCAGTACAGACAGCAGTGGTTTGAAACCTGGCTGGATAATCACAGAGATATTGCTCCGGATGTTAAGATTGAATTTGTACAGACAAAAGGCACTGCTGATATCCGTGAGAAGATCACTATGACTGCGCTTTCTGGTGCTACCGATGATCTTCCGGATGCAGCTATGTTAGACCCGGTTACTATACAGGATCTTTCAAAAGCAGGCTTATTAAAGGATGAAACAGAATATCTGACCCCACTCCTTGACAAAATGGTAGACGGGGCAACCGCAGATGCTACTATCGGTGGTCATATTTATGCGCTTCCTGATTCTGTAAGACCTCAGGTTCTGTTCTATAACAAGGCTATTTTTGATGAGTACGGCATTGATCCGGAGATGATGAAGACCATGGACGGCTACATCGAAGCAGGACGTCAGTTAAAGGAAAAGAGCAACGGAGAAGTTTACTTATCCTATATTGATCCAACCAGCAAGACCTGGAGATATTGGGGACGCCGTGGTTTAATGCCATCTGCAGGCGCAAGGATCTGGGATGAGAACGGCGAAGTTGTGATCGGTTCTGATGAAGGAACCAAAAAAGCATTAGGTGCCTTGGATACTATGAATACAGAAGGACTTCTGTTAAAGACAACTATTATGGAACCTGCTCTGTATGACGCAATCAACAAAAAGCAGGTTGCAACTTTCTGTATCGGCGCTTTCTGGGATGAATTCATGCGTAAGAACTGCGAAGCTACCAAGGGTGACTGGAGAGTTATGTCTGCACCTGAATTTGAAGGCGTAAATAAAGCAGGTGCTCCTGTTTCACAGTACATGGCCATCATTGAAAAGGGTGACAATCCATATTCTGAACTGTTCCGTATGATGTGGTATGATTTTACCTTTGATGGAGAAGCAAAAGAAGAGTGGGTTAAGTCTATGGAAGCACAGAATGCTCCTTATTCCAACCCAGTTTCCAAAGAACTGTTACAGTCTGATTTCTGGAAAGAACCATCTGAGTTTTATGGTGGAATGTCCTTCCGTGAAATGGAAGGCAAGTGCCTGGAAAATGGTGCAGAGAACCTGGTTGTAACTCCACAGGATGCAGAGGCAGATGAGATCATTTCTGCAGAATTAGAGAATTACGTTGCAGGTAACCAGACCATGGATGAAGCGATTGCAAACATGGACAAGAACTTAAAAGCTAAGATCGGAAAAGCTGAGATCGTTCAGTAA
- a CDS encoding sugar ABC transporter permease, with the protein MLKTLKKYKAPYLFILPFFILFFVFQLVPTIWTFYISFTDWKGIGDPQFSGLGNYKKMMVDNMFWESLGNTVVYWLTGLVFILFCALLIACLLNSRFLKSNSARAFFKTATFLPNICAAIAMGLIFRMLFDENVGLFNELLTMFGGSKIPWLTSTTYSKVPVIMLNVWRYTPWFTMILLSGLLNISKDYYEAATVDGANGIQQFWYITLPSLKNILFFCSVTLTVDMWKLFNESYILPGPGTSNTSLFQYMYESGFNVFNMGYASAIGVVLILILIVISVIQFIVRHKQGEI; encoded by the coding sequence ATGCTTAAGACACTGAAAAAGTATAAGGCTCCCTATCTGTTTATTTTGCCCTTTTTTATCCTGTTTTTCGTATTTCAGCTGGTTCCTACCATCTGGACATTCTATATCAGCTTTACTGACTGGAAAGGAATAGGAGATCCGCAGTTTAGTGGTCTGGGCAATTACAAAAAAATGATGGTTGACAACATGTTCTGGGAGTCCCTGGGAAATACAGTTGTTTATTGGCTGACTGGCCTCGTCTTTATTTTATTCTGCGCACTGCTGATCGCGTGTCTGTTAAACAGCCGTTTTTTAAAAAGCAACAGTGCAAGGGCGTTTTTTAAAACAGCGACATTTCTGCCTAATATCTGCGCAGCGATTGCTATGGGACTTATTTTCCGCATGCTGTTTGATGAAAATGTTGGTTTATTTAATGAACTGCTTACCATGTTTGGTGGCAGCAAGATCCCGTGGCTTACAAGTACCACATATTCTAAGGTCCCGGTCATTATGTTAAATGTATGGAGATATACTCCATGGTTTACCATGATCTTATTATCAGGCCTTTTAAATATTTCAAAGGACTATTATGAGGCAGCAACTGTGGACGGCGCAAATGGTATCCAGCAGTTCTGGTATATTACACTGCCTTCTTTAAAAAATATCTTATTCTTCTGTTCAGTGACCTTAACGGTAGATATGTGGAAGCTGTTTAATGAGTCATATATTCTTCCGGGTCCTGGTACATCCAATACATCCCTGTTCCAGTATATGTACGAATCTGGTTTCAATGTATTTAACATGGGATATGCATCTGCTATTGGCGTAGTGTTGATCCTGATCCTGATCGTTATTTCTGTGATCCAGTTTATCGTACGTCATAAGCAGGGAGAAATTTAG
- a CDS encoding IS110 family transposase, translated as MSNKVIFNLDELFISVGIDVGADFSWMSIALPNQQFVGKPYKILHNSIDSLTTAVSKIKEAEELYSLESRIFLESTGIYHYPLFCYLRDKGFNCSVINPIITKNSTNINIRKVHNDRFDSKKAALVGLKPDLKVSLMPSDLALNCRNLCREYYDLMDNRSAYVNKLQGELRMAFPQYLGIFSKVTINTSLTLLETYTSPSAFLEADKQEIIDIIKSTARFGLTYAQNKYNAIIQAATDANQFGYIIESNIKRIRLYISFIRKYDEEINDILESLHKLVDSNEDTKFVKQVHLIETFKGAGFLSAATIMGEIGDFSAFSKPKQLFAYFGLDPAVKQSGKFEGTKVQMSKRGSSIARRVIHTLSLQSISISRNGKAKNPVLREYYLQKCDSKPKLVAMGAVSHKVCNMIFAILRDNKPFEIITPQEHIKQYNAAKCDIAA; from the coding sequence ATGTCAAACAAAGTTATTTTTAATCTTGATGAATTATTCATCTCTGTTGGTATTGATGTCGGTGCTGACTTCTCATGGATGTCTATCGCACTTCCAAACCAACAATTCGTAGGAAAACCTTACAAAATCCTGCATAACAGTATTGATTCCCTTACAACCGCTGTTTCTAAAATAAAAGAAGCAGAAGAGTTGTATTCTTTGGAAAGTCGCATTTTCCTCGAATCCACGGGAATTTATCATTACCCACTCTTCTGCTATCTTCGTGATAAGGGTTTTAACTGCTCCGTTATTAATCCTATCATCACTAAGAATAGCACAAACATCAACATCCGAAAAGTGCATAATGATCGTTTTGATTCAAAAAAAGCTGCTTTGGTTGGCTTGAAACCGGATTTAAAGGTTTCACTTATGCCATCAGATCTTGCCCTAAACTGCCGTAACCTATGCCGTGAATACTACGATTTAATGGATAATCGCAGTGCCTATGTGAATAAGCTTCAGGGTGAATTACGCATGGCGTTTCCACAGTATCTTGGCATCTTTTCCAAGGTTACTATCAACACTTCTCTTACATTGTTAGAAACTTATACCTCTCCATCAGCTTTTCTTGAAGCAGACAAGCAAGAGATTATTGATATCATCAAATCAACAGCTCGCTTTGGGCTTACATATGCTCAGAATAAGTATAATGCCATCATTCAGGCGGCAACTGATGCAAATCAGTTTGGCTACATCATAGAAAGCAACATCAAGCGTATCCGTCTTTATATCAGCTTCATACGTAAATATGATGAAGAAATCAACGATATTCTTGAATCGCTTCATAAGCTTGTTGATTCAAATGAAGATACTAAATTTGTCAAACAGGTTCATTTGATTGAAACATTCAAAGGTGCTGGTTTCTTGTCTGCTGCAACCATCATGGGCGAAATTGGTGACTTTTCTGCTTTTTCAAAACCAAAACAGCTTTTCGCTTATTTTGGTCTTGATCCTGCTGTGAAACAATCCGGCAAATTTGAAGGCACCAAGGTTCAAATGTCTAAGCGTGGTTCTTCTATTGCCAGACGTGTGATTCACACATTATCCTTGCAAAGTATCAGTATTTCCCGTAATGGAAAAGCTAAAAATCCAGTTCTTCGTGAATACTATCTCCAGAAATGTGATTCAAAACCAAAGCTCGTAGCAATGGGAGCCGTTTCACATAAAGTATGCAACATGATATTTGCAATACTAAGAGACAACAAACCTTTTGAAATCATCACTCCACAAGAGCACATCAAACAATACAATGCTGCTAAATGCGATATAGCTGCATAA
- a CDS encoding sigma-70 family RNA polymerase sigma factor, whose amino-acid sequence MTNEQLAARIRAGENVGNNMAVLYDQVKDFIHAMAYKYHGQGELEDLEQEGFLALYDAIDHYEADQGVKFLTYASHWIRQRMQKYIQNTGSPLRLSAGRQEAIRKYRKFCTEFQAEQGCKPTEAELCRSLWLTLEQLREIQYDACMTAVKSLDAPIKGAEGEEDTTLGELAASAADPCEELLDRLEQEELCSILWQCVDSLPGKQPDVIRSRYKDNLTMKQCGQFCGISEAEVRKQQLKALRSLRSGENAKKLRPFLPEDAWIYSSALIGNGVERFNHTWTSSTERVALEL is encoded by the coding sequence ATGACAAATGAGCAGCTGGCGGCCAGAATCCGGGCCGGTGAGAACGTAGGTAACAATATGGCTGTCCTGTATGACCAGGTAAAGGATTTTATCCACGCTATGGCTTATAAGTACCATGGTCAGGGAGAACTGGAAGATCTGGAACAGGAGGGCTTTTTAGCACTGTATGATGCAATAGATCACTATGAAGCAGACCAGGGCGTTAAGTTCCTCACCTATGCAAGCCACTGGATCCGGCAGAGGATGCAGAAGTATATACAGAACACCGGAAGCCCTCTGCGCTTGTCTGCAGGCCGCCAGGAGGCTATTAGAAAATACCGGAAGTTCTGCACAGAGTTCCAGGCAGAACAGGGCTGCAAGCCCACAGAAGCCGAATTATGCCGCTCTTTATGGCTTACCCTGGAACAGTTAAGGGAAATACAGTATGATGCCTGTATGACTGCGGTGAAGAGCCTGGACGCACCTATAAAGGGAGCAGAAGGGGAAGAAGATACCACACTGGGAGAACTGGCGGCCTCTGCCGCGGATCCATGTGAGGAGCTGCTTGACCGCCTGGAACAGGAAGAACTTTGCTCTATCTTATGGCAGTGTGTGGACAGTCTGCCAGGGAAGCAGCCGGATGTGATCCGCAGCCGGTACAAAGATAACTTGACCATGAAACAATGCGGGCAGTTCTGCGGGATCAGTGAGGCAGAGGTTAGGAAGCAGCAGTTAAAAGCACTGAGGAGCCTCAGGAGCGGAGAGAACGCAAAGAAGCTCCGGCCGTTCCTTCCGGAAGATGCCTGGATCTATAGTAGCGCTCTGATCGGGAATGGTGTGGAGCGGTTTAATCATACCTGGACAAGCTCAACGGAGCGAGTGGCGTTGGAACTGTAA